The DNA window TTGCCGAGGCGCGTTCAAAGACACCGCTTTTGTCGTAAGTTCCATCAGTCTCATTAGCATTCGCACCGTTAGAATGTTCATCGCGAATACCGTCCGAGGATGAGTTGGTAGCGTCTGACGAGCGCTGATCCGTCGTCCCAAAGCGGAGGCGCTCTTCCTGCTGCCCATTCCGTCCTACGGTGATCCCGAAATTGCCCGTACTAAAGCCGCGACCGCCCTTTCCACCGCCCACCGGAGCACCTGTGCCCACGCCTGCATTGCCGCTGATGCTGTCAATAATATTGGCGGACCGTTCCTGGCCCTGCGACAAGCTTTGCGACTGACCAGTCGATGATTTCTCCTCGATCCCCTGCGAACTGGAAGCAGAGGTGCGGTCGTACCGCTCAATCGAAGTTCCTGACGTTTGTCCCCGGCCGCTGTCCCAACCGGAACTGCGCTCGCTGGACGTACCGAACGCGCTGCGGTTGGTGTGCGTGCTCGTGAGTATATCCGACGCCGCCGCCTCAAACGCCTTCGCCTGCCTCTCCGCGACACTCGCCTGCTGGCGCAGTTCGGAAACGAATCCCGTGTTCGCGCGAGGCTCCACATCCAGCCGGGAAATGGCCTGGTGCATGTCGATCACCTCGGCACCGTTGCCAAAACTTGAAACGGAAGCCCCATTGTCATGCCGCCAGCCAAAGGATGCGCTGCCATGCTGATAGCTGGGTGCCATGCTCCATTGCCCAGTCTGCCGCATGTTGGATGTCTGGTTCGCCCAACTCACATTGCCAAAGGCATAATTGCCGGTGGTCTGCTCCAACGCTGCGGCTTCCGCCGCATTTTGCGCCGGCGCCAGCATCGACATGGACTGCCCCGCGATCGACATCGCGCCCTTCGCAAGCCCTGCCGCCAGGAACGGCACGCTCATCAGCATGAACCCGGCAATGGTCGCGGTTTCGGCATTCACCGCGCCGATCCCGGCATAGGTACCGAGCGACGTCCCGCCCCTGGCAACGCCGGTGGCGGCCACCTCTGCCCGCGTCATGCAGATCATATGCAGGATCACATAGAGCGGTCCCCATGCGGCAAGGTAGAAGAATCCCGTCGCATAGCCCCTGAGCGCCGACACACCGGTCTGCGGCATCAGGAAGAGCGGAAAAATGACCGGGAACATCGCGAAGAACACGACCGTCAGCACGACATTGAGGATAGGCACCCAGGTCATGGCCTGTTGGGCAATGCTGTTATAGGTGTTGCGCGCCTGGATATCGGCGCGAGTCTGCGCGAACGCATCTATCGCGCTCCCGCTCATATTATTCCGGGCCTGCATGAAGGCATTGATGGCAGTATTCTGCCGCATCGTTTCGGCAAAGCCGTCGCTCGATTGGGTGAAGGCCTGATTGACGATAGGAACGTCGTGGCGGAGTTTGGCCTCTGCCAGTGTGTCGCTGAGCTTGGGATAGAGCTCCAGCCCCCACAGCTTCGCGTTGGCGTTGATCATCGTGGTCCACTGACTATCCAGCAGCGAATAGGCCTGCCTGCACGTCACGATATAGGGAGTGACCGTCCCGCCATTGCGCTCCAGATATTCCTGCGACCGGGATTCCGCGTCCGAGGCGATCGCCGCCCAAAGGTCCCTGGCTTCGGCGAGATCCGTCAGCGATTTCTGATAGAGCAAGATATCACCGAAGACGCACTGCTTCATATATTGATCGAGATTGGCGGAAAACTCGGCGTCGCGGATGGTGAAATTGCGCGTCGAATCGAACAGTCGCGCGCCGTAGACCATCCCGTTGCTACTGTAATTGAGTTCGCTGGGCATCACGAAGACGGTTTCCGCCGTCCGCGTAAGATAGTCACCCATCTGCGTCGTGAAGCTGGCGAGAATGCCAAGCCCCAGCGGCACATTCGCGACCGTGGCCGGCGCCAGGCTGGGATTGATCCGGTCCGTCACCTTGATGCCGACGGTCGGCACCATCAGGCACATATAGATGAGCGTCGACTGAAGGAACCAGTTCAGCCAAGCCTTGTAATTCAAGGTGAAGGCGACCACGAACAGGGAGTAGATGAGCCCCATCACCATGACCACGCGGATCATGGAGCGATAGCCCCCTCCCCCCGACCAGGCGGCCACGGCGTTGAAGCTGTTGACGAGATACTCGCCGCCGCCGACCGTAAAGACCTCCAGCATCGCCGGCGCCCTTTCCTAGTTCAGGCCCTGCGCGCCAAGGCCGCGCGAGAAGTTGAGGGCTGCCGCCATGCCCGGCGACATGGAGTTTTGCAGCGTCGATTCCAGGAATACGCTCCGGTTGATGACCTGATAGGTGAGTTGGAGCTTGTTGCTGAGCTTCACCTCGCGCTGGCCAAATTTTTGCCGTGTGGCGGCGATCTGCGCCTTCCACTGCTCGGCGGTGGCCTGGTCGGCAGTCTGATAATGGACCTTCGCCTGCTCGACCCGGTCGAGAATATTGTCGAGCATCGCGTTCAGGATATCGACCGCCACGATCTCGGAGAGCGCCTCGATCTCCCCTTGCGTCAGCGAATAATGGGCAAAGGCCTGGACGGTCAGGATCTTGTAGAGCGGGATGGTCGCCAGATTGAGCAACTGCTTCTCGGCCGCCGTCAGCGCGCTGTTGGTCCGGGCCTTCGCGCTCATGTCGCTGATCATGCCCTCGATGCGCGGGCGCAAAGCCGCGGACGCCGGGATGCTGAGCGTCGTTTCCCCGATATCATAGCAATTGCTGTCATTGCATTTGAGGACCTTCACCGGCGGCGCATCCGCCGTGCCATCCAGCAACGCGGTGATGACCGCCTCTTCTGCCGGCCCAACCATGACGACGCTCCCGCCATTGTTGGAGCCCGTGGGCGCGCGGGTGACGATCGTTCCCACCAACGTCATGATATATTCCGAGAAATCCTGGTCGAACGCGCCAAATTTGGCGGATTTCTGGAGGGCCTCCCATGTATAATTATGGTCCTGGCCGACCAGCTGATCCTTCATCGCTGCGTCGCTATTGCCCGCAATCGTGCTGTCGCGGCTGCCGCCATTATTGCAGCCCTGGCGAGAGGCGGCCCAGTCGGAAAAAACGCCTTGGGAATTGCCGACCGCCTCGCAGATCGTCGCGCGCGCCGTGTCGATCGAAGGCCAGATGCCGCCGACCAGCGCCTGCGCCGTCTCGCAACTGGAGATGTTCATTTGGTTCAAGAGCTGCGCTTTCTGGCTGAACTCGTCCATCACCTTGCCGATCTCCGGCGAGACGGAATCGATCGCCAGCTTGAAGGCGAAGCCCAGCGCATTGTTGGCGGTCGCCTTCAACATAGCCACGATCTCCGAGGCATTGATGAAGGAGAAGGAGCCGGAGAAGAGGTCGATACCGCCGCAGCCCGCGCGGGCGCTGGGCAGTTGCAGGTTGAACGGCGAGACGCTTTTCTGCGGAAAGCGCGTCCAGACATTGCCCAGCGAATAATAGCCAGCGGACTGGCCCTGGAAAGCCGACGGGCCGGTCACATTCGCCGCGCCACCCGCCTCGCTGAAGAAATTGTTCATCTCCGAGGCGACATTGGCGTCGGCAACGCCGATAAATGCGAAATGCGCGGCCGCGAGCATCGTCACCGTCGATGCGACACCGCGGAGAAGGCGGCGCACCGGGCCCCGCGTGCTATCCTGCTCCATCAATAATCACTCCCGACCCTGGTGTTGGTAAGCGTGAAGATGCGATCCATGATCTCGTCGGCGCTCAGCATGCCGAACCCGACCGGGATCGTTCGCCGGGTTGCGGTATCGAAGAGGACGAGCGCCGGCGTTTCGTTGCCGGGGACACCCATGCGCGCACGCTGCCCGGCATCGACCACATAATTGGGGAAATCACGATTGGGGCCTCCGTCCATGGATACGGCCATCACCGCCATGCCATGGCTGTCGGCGACCGACCGCAGGATCGGCCCGAAAATCTCACAGGCGCCGCAGCTCTGGGCGTAGAAATAGAAGAGGCCATATCTTTGGCTAAGGCTTTCGAGCACCGCGTCGCGATCGGCCTTGCGATTGTCGAGCCAGGCGCGCTTGCCCACCGTGCTGACCGGGCGCTGAAGCGTATAGTCGAGATCGGGGTTCTGCCAGAGCGCGCGCTGCCAGGTGTCGGAGAAGGTGGAGGCCCGATCGAGCTGCTCGCGCTGGAAGCGGACATAGGCGATGATATTCTCTTCGCTCGGCTCCAGGATCGCCCTGGCCTTCAGCTCATTGAGCTGGCTGGTGATAGCCGCCATCTTCTCCGCGGCGCTGGGCTGGGGGACTTCAGCGTTCGGTCGCGGCGCGGGTTTGGGCCGGGTGCAATAGAACCACTGTCCGAGCTTGCGCTCGCCGCAATAGAAATCATCGCCTTGCGATTGTTCTTCTGCGCCATCGACACCCGCCGAGACGTCCTGCGCATAAACTGGCCCCCCCAGGACTGGCAGCGCCAAAGCTGCCAGCACGAGCATGGCGATCGCGCGCTTCCTTCCCTTCTCCATCGAAACTCCTCCTTGCGCCCTGGGGGCACACCACGCGTTCAGTGCCCGCCGGGCGCGCTGTCCAATTCTCCCTTGGTGAGCTGCAGCAGCGACATCATCAGCGCGACATCCAGCAGCCGCGTGCCCTGGTCGAGCATGCGGATGATGCCGTTCATGAGCGGCCGGGCGACCTCACGCCCCTGAACGCTGGCGCGGATCCGATCCTTGTTTTTGATGAGCCACCCCCGCCCGATCATGTGGCCGATGGTCTCGGCCATGATGTCGCGGGGGATCGACCGTTCAAACCACCGGCCAACGGCGCGGCGGATCTCTTCGACCAGCATCGGCGAGCGGCTGCGAAAAACGCAGACGAAGATCGCCAGCTCGAACGCCGTCATGTCCCAGCCAAAAGGACCGCCGGGTCCCACCATCTCATTGGGCATGGAGATCATAATATCCCTGTATCTTCTGCTGGATGTCCGCCACGGTCTGCACCTCGTCGGGCAGTTTCGCCGCGTCCATGAAGTCCGAATAGACGTCGGTGAAATCCATCACCGAAAGATCGAGGCGCGAAAACTCATCAACCGTGAAGCCTTCACATTGCTCATTCTTCGGCTTCCCGAACGGCTTGTTGATCTGCGGTCGGCCTTGCTCCTGAAGAATGCGCGAGAGCTTACTCTCAAAGCAGCAATAGGCCTTCCTCTTCGTCGTGCAGACGCCGAGCACGCTCGAAGAACAATAGCTGCCGATAAAGGTGCAGAAGCCCATGCGGTCCTTCACATCGAGCATCTTCTCTTCAGTCGAGCACAGAAAGGTGGTCAGAAATTGCGTCGCGACGCCGGCGAGCGCTGCCACATTGCCATTGAGCGCGCCAGTGAGGGCTGCACCGCCGATACCAAGCGGGAGCAATCCTGACACCTTGCCCGCACAGCAATTGACCACGCCGAAGATCGGCTTGTGGCAGGTGTCGCGGGCCCCGGGGAACACATGCATGTCGTCGGGATCGAAATCCTTGCCAGCCGTGTCGATCGCGTGCAGGGCGGTCAGCGCATCCTTGAACTCGCTCGACGCCTCGCGGTGGATCGCCTCGCAATCGCCGTTGATGCAATAGACATCGTCGCCGCACACATATTTGGGAGGCTGTTCGACCGTTCCCCCCGGCACGGGGCAGCGATAGACCTTTTCCATCATCTTGCAGCCATCGCCCGACGGATTTTCGTCGAGGCAATTGTCATATTTCCAGCTGCACTGGGGATTGGCTTCGAGCGTGCCGCAATCGCTCTGCGGATCTTCGGTATAGCAAGTGCCGTCGGGATTGCTGTTCGAACCTGCCGGACACTGTTGATGCGCGGATGCAGGCTGGCTATGGGTTTGCGAGCAGGTCTGGCCGGAAAGGGT is part of the Sphingobium sp. EM0848 genome and encodes:
- a CDS encoding conjugal transfer protein TraG N-terminal domain-containing protein, whose protein sequence is MLEVFTVGGGEYLVNSFNAVAAWSGGGGYRSMIRVVMVMGLIYSLFVVAFTLNYKAWLNWFLQSTLIYMCLMVPTVGIKVTDRINPSLAPATVANVPLGLGILASFTTQMGDYLTRTAETVFVMPSELNYSSNGMVYGARLFDSTRNFTIRDAEFSANLDQYMKQCVFGDILLYQKSLTDLAEARDLWAAIASDAESRSQEYLERNGGTVTPYIVTCRQAYSLLDSQWTTMINANAKLWGLELYPKLSDTLAEAKLRHDVPIVNQAFTQSSDGFAETMRQNTAINAFMQARNNMSGSAIDAFAQTRADIQARNTYNSIAQQAMTWVPILNVVLTVVFFAMFPVIFPLFLMPQTGVSALRGYATGFFYLAAWGPLYVILHMICMTRAEVAATGVARGGTSLGTYAGIGAVNAETATIAGFMLMSVPFLAAGLAKGAMSIAGQSMSMLAPAQNAAEAAALEQTTGNYAFGNVSWANQTSNMRQTGQWSMAPSYQHGSASFGWRHDNGASVSSFGNGAEVIDMHQAISRLDVEPRANTGFVSELRQQASVAERQAKAFEAAASDILTSTHTNRSAFGTSSERSSGWDSGRGQTSGTSIERYDRTSASSSQGIEEKSSTGQSQSLSQGQERSANIIDSISGNAGVGTGAPVGGGKGGRGFSTGNFGITVGRNGQQEERLRFGTTDQRSSDATNSSSDGIRDEHSNGANANETDGTYDKSGVFERASATSSSSQSTEEALSGAHSYQETARKLHELSEQLSRDASYSETHGMQLSANLSQDLADWYRAEAARNPGMGAPELWATTMTAQQRDARSAMINAWMQHKQAEIGSEVRDLIDRPDLVDVPHRSIGSYDEVRSTYHPHGTAPLPNAPGLGNPGAAGRIINEGKEVIEADRKRAAINRSAAVQGSVDVQSAVNAGMDKGFFHDPDLRK
- a CDS encoding conjugal transfer protein TraH, whose product is MLAAAHFAFIGVADANVASEMNNFFSEAGGAANVTGPSAFQGQSAGYYSLGNVWTRFPQKSVSPFNLQLPSARAGCGGIDLFSGSFSFINASEIVAMLKATANNALGFAFKLAIDSVSPEIGKVMDEFSQKAQLLNQMNISSCETAQALVGGIWPSIDTARATICEAVGNSQGVFSDWAASRQGCNNGGSRDSTIAGNSDAAMKDQLVGQDHNYTWEALQKSAKFGAFDQDFSEYIMTLVGTIVTRAPTGSNNGGSVVMVGPAEEAVITALLDGTADAPPVKVLKCNDSNCYDIGETTLSIPASAALRPRIEGMISDMSAKARTNSALTAAEKQLLNLATIPLYKILTVQAFAHYSLTQGEIEALSEIVAVDILNAMLDNILDRVEQAKVHYQTADQATAEQWKAQIAATRQKFGQREVKLSNKLQLTYQVINRSVFLESTLQNSMSPGMAAALNFSRGLGAQGLN
- a CDS encoding conjugal transfer protein TraF; the encoded protein is MLVLAALALPVLGGPVYAQDVSAGVDGAEEQSQGDDFYCGERKLGQWFYCTRPKPAPRPNAEVPQPSAAEKMAAITSQLNELKARAILEPSEENIIAYVRFQREQLDRASTFSDTWQRALWQNPDLDYTLQRPVSTVGKRAWLDNRKADRDAVLESLSQRYGLFYFYAQSCGACEIFGPILRSVADSHGMAVMAVSMDGGPNRDFPNYVVDAGQRARMGVPGNETPALVLFDTATRRTIPVGFGMLSADEIMDRIFTLTNTRVGSDY